A single region of the Solwaraspora sp. WMMD406 genome encodes:
- a CDS encoding bifunctional diguanylate cyclase/phosphodiesterase — MQALASVSGLSAVLATGLLFAAVRHRAAAADRVRGTGVWSGQALRDLLDCLAVGAALWFTGWVLVSPPTLLLGAGTPTSHPAMPLGTATIAFTAGVALVTALRRRGACRGTGYAFAPMALMAVAGMYHVLRGGQFTAAAVAVASVEGMVLVAGQYVALLEVRRYADQLAGSEAHFRRLAHTDPLTGLANRRALLHELYDRLAGEGPGVLFTFDLDGFKHVNDMRGHDVGDAVLIEVGRRLSAELGDAGLTARLGGDEFAALLPLDDPAESHRTASRLLRALNAPYPHESGPVYLSVSIGIACRSTAADVPSLLRNADLALRSAKQRGKNRAERYDLTYDQAQRRRTLLEHEMRGAIDRDELRLAFQPVVAVPSVRPVGAEALIRWQHPELGRVPPDEFIPLAEECGMINQLGAWVLDEACRQLSSWLADGHDVWASVNVSPHELHDPEYVVQVDEALRRHRVPPQRLVLEVTEHAVARDLAELIRRLKALRSTGVRIALDDFGAGYSSLGQLRNLPIDILKIDHSLVADQGVAGQEPARASAPGRRPFAPMVDVVMRLGHQLGLEVIAEGVTNPDELAVVVEAGCRFGQGALFGWGVPAEHLEAMLVAANSAGLRRARTPDRLASRGTPTPVVQDVRSVDSSHEMRQA; from the coding sequence ATGCAGGCGCTCGCGTCGGTGAGCGGACTGTCGGCTGTGCTCGCCACCGGCCTGCTGTTCGCCGCCGTCCGGCACCGCGCGGCAGCCGCCGACCGCGTCCGGGGCACCGGGGTCTGGTCCGGGCAGGCTCTACGCGACCTGCTCGACTGTCTTGCCGTCGGGGCGGCGCTCTGGTTCACCGGCTGGGTACTGGTGTCGCCGCCGACCCTGCTGCTGGGCGCGGGCACCCCGACGAGCCACCCGGCGATGCCGCTCGGCACCGCGACGATCGCCTTCACCGCCGGGGTGGCCCTGGTCACCGCGCTGCGGCGCCGGGGCGCGTGCCGTGGCACCGGGTACGCCTTCGCGCCGATGGCGCTGATGGCCGTCGCCGGCATGTATCACGTGCTGCGCGGTGGCCAGTTCACGGCCGCCGCCGTCGCGGTCGCCAGCGTCGAAGGCATGGTCCTGGTCGCGGGGCAGTACGTCGCACTGCTGGAGGTACGGCGTTACGCCGATCAGCTGGCCGGCAGCGAGGCGCACTTTCGTCGGCTGGCGCACACCGATCCGTTGACCGGCCTGGCGAACCGGCGCGCGCTGCTGCACGAGCTCTACGACCGGTTGGCCGGCGAGGGCCCGGGTGTCCTGTTCACGTTCGACCTCGACGGGTTCAAGCATGTCAACGACATGCGCGGCCACGACGTCGGCGACGCCGTGCTGATCGAGGTGGGTCGGCGGTTGTCGGCGGAACTGGGCGACGCGGGCCTGACGGCCCGGCTCGGCGGCGACGAATTCGCGGCGCTGCTGCCGCTGGACGATCCGGCCGAGTCGCACCGCACCGCGTCCCGGCTGCTGCGGGCGCTCAACGCGCCGTACCCGCACGAGTCGGGCCCGGTCTACCTGTCGGTCAGCATCGGGATAGCGTGCCGGTCGACGGCTGCGGACGTACCGTCGTTGTTGCGCAACGCGGACCTGGCGTTGCGGTCGGCGAAGCAGCGCGGCAAGAACCGGGCCGAGCGCTACGACCTGACCTACGACCAGGCCCAGCGGCGGCGGACCCTGCTGGAACACGAGATGCGCGGCGCGATCGACCGGGATGAGCTGCGGCTGGCGTTCCAGCCGGTGGTGGCGGTGCCGTCGGTGCGTCCGGTCGGGGCAGAGGCGCTGATCCGCTGGCAGCACCCGGAACTGGGCCGGGTGCCGCCGGACGAGTTCATCCCGCTGGCCGAGGAGTGCGGGATGATCAACCAGCTCGGCGCGTGGGTGCTCGACGAGGCCTGCCGGCAGCTGTCGAGCTGGCTCGCCGACGGACACGACGTGTGGGCGTCGGTCAATGTCTCGCCCCACGAGCTGCACGATCCGGAGTACGTGGTGCAGGTCGACGAGGCGCTGCGTCGGCATCGGGTGCCGCCGCAGCGGCTGGTGCTGGAGGTGACCGAACACGCCGTCGCCCGGGACCTGGCCGAGTTGATCCGCCGGCTCAAGGCGCTGCGGTCGACCGGCGTGCGGATCGCACTGGACGATTTCGGTGCCGGTTACTCCTCGCTCGGGCAGCTGCGGAACCTGCCGATCGACATCCTCAAGATCGACCACAGTCTGGTGGCGGACCAGGGCGTGGCCGGGCAGGAGCCGGCGCGAGCGTCGGCGCCGGGCCGGCGGCCGTTCGCCCCGATGGTGGACGTGGTGATGCGCCTCGGCCACCAGCTGGGGCTGGAGGTGATCGCCGAGGGGGTCACCAACCCGGACGAGCTGGCGGTGGTGGTCGAGGCGGGCTGCCGGTTCGGCCAGGGCGCGCTGTTCGGCTGGGGGGTGCCGGCCGAACATCTGGAGGCGATGCTCGTGGCGGCGAACTCCGCCGGCCTGCGCCGGGCCCGTACTCCGGACCGGCTGGCCAGCCGGGGTACGCCGACACCGGTGGTCCAAGATGTGAGAT